Proteins encoded within one genomic window of Terriglobus sp. TAA 43:
- a CDS encoding sulfatase-like hydrolase/transferase, with amino-acid sequence MSNDRRTFLKTMAAGIVSPAIAAGAVSPTLEAAAQATKTKARPNVLLMICDDLGYGDLGCYGSKIPTPNLDRLAADGMRCMRHNSGHPICSASRASLLTGRYATRSHTKGALFPKQEGMDREEQTMADLFRAGGYMTHCIGKWHLGDIAGHWPTDRGFDSFYGVPYSDDMQPLPLVRGTTPLEADTDRDELTPRYTEEAVKLLNEAGKSPFFLYLAYSYPHDPARGSKAFRGKSNFGDVGDSIEEIDWSVGQLMNTLKSNGQLDNTVVIFTSDHGPWFQGNPGLVRGRKASTFEGGSRVPFLLRWKGHVPSGAVSQEWSNHLNLLPTLSAWCGLQKPKLLLDGVDSSAIFLHSAPAPEKPVIYFSTVGNANIHCIRVGSWKLRVAQSDGQIYINDRPGSTTNYLLPHPELYNLDLDPTEAYDVAKKHPDVVARLREELKSLIPTFPDDVIKAWQEMRGRVCSVTTPPGAVPRIVKGPLPSWAWEPENRRD; translated from the coding sequence ATGAGCAACGATCGACGTACGTTTCTGAAGACAATGGCCGCGGGGATAGTGTCGCCGGCGATAGCCGCTGGCGCCGTTTCCCCCACGCTGGAAGCCGCAGCACAAGCAACAAAGACGAAGGCACGGCCCAATGTGCTGCTCATGATCTGTGATGATCTTGGCTACGGCGATCTGGGGTGTTATGGATCAAAGATCCCCACGCCGAATCTGGACCGCTTGGCTGCGGACGGCATGCGTTGCATGCGGCATAACTCTGGCCATCCCATCTGCTCGGCATCAAGAGCATCGTTGCTGACGGGACGCTATGCCACGCGAAGCCATACCAAGGGTGCATTGTTTCCGAAGCAGGAAGGCATGGATCGCGAAGAACAAACCATGGCCGACCTGTTTCGCGCGGGCGGGTACATGACGCATTGCATTGGCAAATGGCATTTGGGAGATATCGCCGGACACTGGCCTACAGATCGCGGTTTCGACAGCTTCTATGGCGTTCCTTACAGCGACGACATGCAGCCGCTCCCCCTCGTGCGAGGCACTACACCACTTGAGGCAGATACCGATCGTGATGAATTGACTCCGCGTTACACAGAAGAGGCTGTAAAGCTACTAAACGAAGCAGGCAAAAGCCCTTTCTTCCTCTATCTTGCATATTCCTATCCGCATGACCCCGCACGCGGATCAAAGGCGTTTCGCGGTAAGTCAAACTTTGGCGATGTGGGCGACTCAATCGAAGAGATCGACTGGAGCGTAGGCCAGTTGATGAACACGTTGAAGAGCAACGGCCAACTCGACAACACCGTAGTCATCTTCACCAGTGATCATGGACCGTGGTTTCAAGGCAATCCGGGGCTGGTACGCGGTCGTAAGGCTTCCACATTCGAAGGCGGCTCGCGTGTTCCCTTCCTGCTGCGATGGAAAGGACATGTTCCGTCGGGTGCCGTCAGTCAGGAGTGGTCGAATCATCTGAATTTGCTTCCAACATTGAGTGCATGGTGCGGACTACAAAAACCGAAGTTGCTGCTGGATGGCGTGGATTCAAGTGCAATCTTCCTGCACAGTGCACCTGCCCCGGAGAAACCAGTGATTTACTTCTCCACCGTGGGAAACGCGAACATTCACTGCATCCGCGTGGGATCGTGGAAGCTGCGGGTAGCGCAGTCGGACGGCCAGATCTATATCAATGACCGGCCCGGCTCCACAACAAACTACCTGCTGCCTCATCCGGAGCTGTACAACCTTGATCTGGATCCGACAGAAGCATACGACGTAGCGAAGAAGCACCCTGATGTGGTGGCGCGGCTGCGAGAAGAGTTGAAGTCGCTTATTCCAACTTTCCCCGACGACGTGATCAAGGCGTGGCAAGAGATGCGAGGCCGCGTATGCAGTGTGACAACGCCACCGGGTGCCGTCCCGAGAATCGTAAAAGGGCCATTGCCATCATGGGCATGGGAGCCGGAAAACCGTCGTGATTGA
- a CDS encoding DUF5107 domain-containing protein: MTQRIFNQETSPDSATAGKLELPLAPSSEQGKVKAWSEPVDMLTYLPAKPDTNPLFLEKRVYQGSSGRVYPLPVIDSVSTKPEMRWWQAVHIENEFLRLMVMPEIGGRIHVGLDKRTGYDFFYRQNVIKPALVGLAGPWISGGVEFNWPQHHRPATFMPVEVSIERSDDGSVTIWCSDHDPMARMKGMHGVCLHPGRAYVEVKVRLYNRTQDTQTFLWWANVATRVHERYQSFFPHDVRFAADHAKRAITEYPLSKGHYYGVDYAERASNGVPADELPSQFIPDGSYRANDLGWYANIPVPTSYMIVGSREDFFGGYDHSADAGAVAFANHHISPGKKQWTWGNHEFGYAWDRSLTDNDGPYIELMSGVYTDNQPDFSFLAPGETKTFSQFWYPISEIGTPDLANLDGALRLEMNSQDITVYLQVTSDRPVSRISVLREGVELAAWDADLLATEPRQFHAAVDGSIDALEVRVSQGNNVFMRYAPAEIVPGKQPDVATEPPLPQEVTSNDELFLNGLHLEQYRHPTRAAEPYWLEAIRRDPGDSRSNHALGHSFMRRGEFERAEAYLRATIARLTRRNPNPNDGEPFYNLGLTLGYQGRTDEAYDAFYKSTWNAAWRGPGYHRLAEIDCTRKEWAKALDHLDRSLLADGDNLNALNLKAVVLERLNRIDESAALIAQVRSLDPLDETSRFLQSGHAPADAQRQIDLAFDLMRAGLLEEALQTINENAPDHFDGGTTLRLYLRADILRQLGCDDEAKTASQRATLADPSYVFPNRLEELLLLQRVIAENPADAHAHYYLGNFLYDRRRYDEAITHWEHATELDPLFPTSWRNLGFARFNVKHDAAGAADAFARARALAPHDARIAYEQDQLWKRIGTPLEERLKNLLDHPDLVEQRDDLSNELATLLNSTGQPARALDLLLGRSFGPWEGGEGQVLTQYVRSNLLLAQQALNDGNASTAVALLKLAANPPQNLSEAKHLLMNLSMIDYWMGIALAAVGDTARATCALELAANHKGDFQQMQVQSISETTYWTANALRALGREREADNLFHAIDAYATKLESGMPKIDYFATSLPAMLLFDEDLKERQNITAQFLHAQAQLGLGNKTQAKHLLAEVLEKDRAHSGAIDLLATLASEEG, translated from the coding sequence ATGACGCAACGGATCTTCAACCAGGAGACGTCGCCTGACTCCGCTACTGCGGGAAAGCTTGAACTGCCGCTTGCCCCATCATCGGAACAAGGCAAGGTGAAGGCGTGGAGTGAGCCGGTCGACATGCTCACCTATCTCCCCGCAAAGCCAGATACAAATCCACTGTTCCTTGAGAAGCGCGTGTATCAAGGCAGCAGCGGACGAGTGTATCCCCTGCCCGTGATTGACTCCGTCTCAACGAAGCCGGAGATGCGGTGGTGGCAGGCTGTTCACATTGAGAATGAATTTCTGCGTCTGATGGTCATGCCAGAGATTGGTGGCCGTATTCATGTCGGCTTGGACAAGCGCACGGGCTACGACTTCTTCTATCGCCAGAATGTGATCAAACCGGCCCTCGTGGGACTTGCAGGACCATGGATTTCCGGCGGCGTGGAGTTTAATTGGCCACAGCATCACCGCCCTGCCACCTTTATGCCGGTGGAAGTTTCGATCGAGCGGTCGGATGACGGCTCAGTAACCATCTGGTGCAGCGACCACGACCCCATGGCGCGCATGAAAGGCATGCACGGTGTCTGCCTTCATCCGGGTAGGGCCTACGTTGAGGTGAAGGTGCGTCTCTACAACCGCACACAGGACACGCAGACGTTTTTATGGTGGGCAAATGTAGCCACGCGTGTGCACGAGAGATATCAATCGTTCTTCCCGCATGACGTTCGATTCGCTGCAGACCACGCCAAGCGCGCAATCACGGAATATCCACTGAGCAAAGGCCATTACTACGGCGTGGATTATGCAGAACGAGCAAGCAACGGTGTTCCCGCCGACGAGCTTCCCTCGCAGTTCATACCAGATGGCTCCTATCGCGCCAACGACCTCGGCTGGTATGCGAACATCCCAGTTCCTACCAGTTACATGATCGTGGGATCACGCGAAGACTTCTTCGGCGGCTACGATCACTCCGCGGACGCAGGCGCGGTAGCCTTTGCAAATCACCACATCTCTCCCGGCAAAAAGCAGTGGACGTGGGGCAATCACGAGTTCGGCTATGCGTGGGATCGCAGCCTGACGGACAACGATGGGCCGTACATCGAATTAATGTCGGGCGTGTATACCGACAACCAACCGGACTTCAGCTTTCTCGCTCCCGGAGAGACGAAAACCTTCAGCCAGTTCTGGTATCCCATCAGCGAAATCGGCACACCGGACCTTGCAAATCTTGACGGTGCATTGCGTCTTGAAATGAACTCGCAAGATATCACTGTCTATCTGCAAGTGACTTCCGATCGTCCTGTAAGCAGGATCTCAGTGCTTCGAGAAGGTGTTGAATTAGCAGCTTGGGACGCAGATCTTCTCGCGACAGAGCCCCGGCAATTTCATGCTGCGGTAGACGGTTCCATTGATGCACTTGAGGTTCGCGTGTCGCAAGGAAACAACGTCTTCATGCGGTATGCCCCGGCAGAAATTGTCCCCGGGAAACAACCTGACGTGGCCACGGAACCGCCTCTACCGCAAGAGGTAACAAGCAATGACGAACTGTTTTTGAACGGTCTACACCTGGAACAGTATCGTCATCCCACACGCGCTGCTGAACCGTACTGGTTGGAAGCTATTCGCCGCGATCCTGGCGACAGCCGCTCAAATCACGCGCTTGGTCATTCCTTTATGCGCCGCGGCGAGTTTGAACGTGCCGAGGCATATCTGCGCGCTACGATTGCCCGCTTAACAAGACGCAATCCAAACCCGAATGACGGCGAGCCTTTCTACAATCTCGGGCTTACTCTGGGATACCAGGGCCGAACCGACGAAGCCTATGATGCCTTCTACAAGAGCACCTGGAATGCAGCATGGCGCGGGCCGGGCTATCATCGTCTGGCCGAAATTGATTGCACGCGCAAGGAGTGGGCAAAGGCGCTGGATCATCTTGACCGTTCCCTGCTTGCCGATGGTGACAATCTAAACGCGCTCAATCTAAAAGCTGTCGTATTAGAACGATTGAATCGAATTGATGAATCCGCGGCACTCATTGCGCAGGTACGTTCGCTCGATCCATTGGATGAAACAAGCCGCTTTTTGCAATCCGGGCATGCACCAGCCGACGCACAACGGCAGATTGATTTGGCATTCGACTTGATGCGTGCAGGCCTTCTAGAAGAAGCTCTTCAGACAATCAACGAAAACGCTCCAGATCACTTCGACGGAGGAACCACGCTTCGTCTCTATCTCCGTGCGGATATCCTCCGGCAACTTGGCTGCGATGACGAAGCTAAAACGGCAAGCCAGCGTGCAACTCTCGCTGATCCTTCTTATGTCTTCCCTAATCGCTTGGAAGAGCTGCTCCTATTGCAGCGCGTCATTGCTGAAAACCCTGCTGATGCGCATGCGCACTACTATCTTGGAAATTTTCTATATGACCGTCGCCGTTACGACGAAGCGATAACACATTGGGAACACGCTACTGAGCTTGATCCTTTGTTTCCGACTTCCTGGCGTAACCTTGGCTTCGCACGATTCAACGTGAAGCATGACGCTGCGGGTGCTGCTGACGCATTTGCGCGCGCCCGCGCGCTTGCACCCCACGATGCTCGTATCGCATACGAGCAGGATCAGTTGTGGAAGCGCATCGGCACACCGTTGGAAGAACGTCTGAAGAATCTTCTCGATCACCCAGATCTGGTAGAGCAGCGCGATGACCTTTCCAACGAGTTAGCGACGCTGCTAAACAGTACCGGCCAACCTGCGCGTGCGCTCGATCTGTTACTCGGTCGTAGCTTCGGCCCTTGGGAGGGTGGCGAAGGCCAGGTGCTGACGCAGTACGTCCGCTCCAACCTATTGCTGGCGCAACAGGCACTGAACGATGGAAATGCTTCCACCGCAGTCGCCCTACTCAAACTGGCAGCAAACCCACCACAAAATCTGAGTGAAGCCAAGCATCTGTTGATGAACCTGAGCATGATTGATTACTGGATGGGCATTGCGTTGGCGGCTGTGGGAGATACCGCACGCGCAACCTGCGCACTGGAACTAGCAGCGAATCACAAGGGTGACTTCCAACAAATGCAGGTGCAATCCATCTCTGAGACAACATACTGGACTGCCAATGCATTGCGTGCGCTGGGACGCGAGCGAGAGGCAGACAACCTCTTTCATGCAATCGATGCGTATGCGACGAAGCTCGAATCAGGGATGCCGAAGATCGATTACTTCGCAACTTCACTTCCGGCAATGCTGCTCTTTGACGAAGACTTGAAGGAACGCCAGAACATCACGGCACAGTTTCTGCATGCGCAAGCACAGCTTGGATTGGGCAACAAGACGCAGGCAAAGCATCTTTTAGCAGAAGTGCTCGAAAAAGATCGCGCCCACTCTGGCGCAATTGATCTCCTTGCAACCCTTGCGTCGGAAGAAGGCTGA
- a CDS encoding sugar porter family MFS transporter: protein MQGPAIHTTESSILVPAERSIYVWIIAIVAALGGLLFGYDWVVIGGAREFYEMYFHLVSPSLIGWVNSCALVGCLIGSLAAGSLAERLGRKPLLLVAAVLFAVSSALTGWSYSLSAFITWRIVGGVAIGLASNVSPLYIAEISPADLRGRLVSFNQFAIVIGILLAQIVNWRIARPIPAGLSVVQLMTSWNVQYGWRWMFTAVVIPSLVFTVASLVIPESPRWLLTRGRNQEALKTLAKIGGRSYAEAECFNIQTVIKQESAAGRSTWSELLQRSVRRIVFIGIALAVLQQWTGINVLFNYAADVYKSAGYGANEILLNIVITGAINLVFTIIAMLLVDRVGRRWLMLFGCVGIGISHLACSFAYAAHWPAIAILFLTLSAIACYALTLAPVTWVLIAEIFPNRVRSQAVSIAVSALWLASFALTYTFPLLNRALGTGGIFRTYGVICLLGWTLVFVFVPETKGRSLEQIERALARQ, encoded by the coding sequence ATGCAAGGTCCCGCCATACACACAACTGAGTCTTCCATCCTTGTACCGGCGGAACGCAGCATCTACGTCTGGATTATTGCGATCGTTGCGGCGCTCGGCGGACTTCTCTTTGGCTATGATTGGGTCGTCATCGGTGGCGCGCGCGAGTTCTACGAGATGTACTTTCATCTCGTATCTCCTTCGCTGATTGGATGGGTGAACAGTTGCGCCCTTGTAGGGTGCCTCATCGGCTCGCTCGCAGCAGGTTCACTCGCTGAGCGACTGGGACGCAAACCCCTTCTCCTTGTCGCAGCGGTGCTGTTCGCAGTCTCCTCTGCCCTCACCGGATGGTCTTATTCACTGTCGGCCTTCATCACCTGGCGCATCGTAGGTGGCGTTGCCATCGGTCTCGCCTCCAATGTTTCGCCGCTTTACATTGCGGAAATCAGTCCTGCAGACCTTCGCGGGAGGTTGGTGAGCTTCAATCAGTTCGCGATTGTCATCGGCATTCTGCTAGCGCAGATTGTGAACTGGCGCATCGCTCGTCCCATTCCCGCGGGCTTGAGCGTAGTACAACTGATGACCTCGTGGAATGTCCAGTATGGCTGGCGATGGATGTTTACGGCAGTGGTGATACCTTCGTTGGTCTTCACCGTAGCATCGCTCGTTATACCGGAGAGCCCGCGTTGGCTGTTGACACGTGGCCGTAACCAAGAGGCACTGAAGACTCTCGCGAAGATCGGTGGCAGATCATACGCAGAAGCTGAATGTTTCAACATTCAGACTGTCATCAAGCAAGAAAGTGCAGCCGGACGTTCCACTTGGAGTGAACTTCTCCAGCGTTCTGTGCGTCGGATTGTTTTCATTGGCATCGCGTTGGCCGTTTTGCAGCAGTGGACGGGTATTAACGTCCTCTTCAACTACGCAGCAGATGTTTACAAGAGCGCAGGCTATGGCGCGAATGAAATTCTTCTGAACATCGTCATCACAGGCGCAATCAATCTAGTGTTTACCATCATCGCGATGCTGTTGGTAGACCGCGTGGGACGCCGTTGGTTAATGCTGTTTGGCTGTGTCGGTATAGGCATATCGCATCTGGCATGTTCGTTTGCGTACGCGGCTCATTGGCCAGCCATCGCAATTTTGTTTCTGACGCTCAGCGCCATCGCTTGTTATGCTCTGACACTTGCACCAGTAACTTGGGTCTTGATCGCGGAAATCTTCCCGAATCGTGTTCGTTCCCAAGCTGTTTCCATAGCAGTCAGCGCGCTATGGCTTGCCTCATTCGCTTTAACGTATACCTTTCCTTTGTTAAACCGGGCATTGGGGACGGGCGGCATCTTCCGGACCTACGGTGTGATCTGCCTTCTGGGATGGACGCTGGTGTTTGTCTTCGTCCCTGAAACCAAGGGACGAAGCCTGGAACAGATCGAGCGGGCGCTGGCCCGACAGTGA
- a CDS encoding LacI family DNA-binding transcriptional regulator, which produces MSESKGTAGIKEIARALNVSIGTVDRALHGRTGVSEKTKTRVLQMAERIGYTPNLAAQALKLNRKLSIAAILPKHISHFFDPVRAGIRAAAAATVGVQVSVEFHEYPRLGVGDVEAFEGALKRHYDGIIFLPGDTRKFDSLIRTLSRSGTAMMCVGSDAPNTDRMGSVAAHAYVSGSIAAELLAMRLPQRSNVAVFSGDLFTMDHAEKLRGFAATLAVQAPHLMLLPALESHEQPKQAYQQALALMRGKDHPKGVYLSTANSMPVLKALDELNLLGKVQIVTTDLFQELVPLIEFGKVMATLYQRPYTQGKVAFEALLRYLRGDDKSHPYVRLAPHVVFRSNLPLFSGQIVDIDEEIESELP; this is translated from the coding sequence ATGTCTGAATCAAAAGGAACAGCCGGAATCAAAGAAATTGCGCGAGCACTGAACGTGTCCATCGGCACTGTCGACCGCGCATTGCACGGCCGAACCGGCGTTAGCGAAAAGACAAAGACACGCGTGTTGCAGATGGCGGAGCGAATTGGTTATACCCCCAACCTTGCTGCTCAGGCATTAAAGCTCAATCGCAAACTATCCATTGCAGCGATTCTGCCCAAACATATTTCGCATTTCTTCGACCCTGTGCGTGCCGGCATTCGCGCTGCTGCTGCAGCTACGGTTGGCGTTCAGGTTTCTGTTGAGTTCCACGAGTATCCGCGGCTCGGCGTAGGTGATGTGGAGGCTTTTGAAGGCGCTCTGAAGCGGCACTACGATGGCATCATCTTTCTCCCTGGTGACACGCGCAAATTCGACTCTCTAATCCGTACGCTCTCGCGTAGTGGCACGGCAATGATGTGTGTCGGGAGCGATGCACCAAACACTGATCGCATGGGATCCGTTGCCGCTCATGCCTACGTCAGCGGCTCCATCGCGGCAGAGTTACTCGCGATGCGACTCCCTCAACGTTCCAACGTAGCCGTCTTCAGTGGCGATCTATTCACCATGGACCATGCGGAGAAACTGCGTGGATTTGCTGCGACACTCGCGGTACAGGCTCCTCACTTGATGCTGCTACCGGCGTTGGAAAGCCACGAACAACCCAAGCAGGCATACCAGCAGGCGCTCGCTCTAATGCGCGGTAAGGATCATCCCAAAGGTGTCTATCTGAGCACAGCGAATAGCATGCCCGTGCTAAAGGCGCTTGATGAATTGAATTTGCTCGGCAAAGTACAAATCGTGACAACGGATCTGTTTCAGGAGTTGGTCCCTCTTATCGAGTTTGGCAAGGTGATGGCAACTCTCTATCAACGCCCATATACCCAAGGTAAGGTCGCGTTTGAAGCGTTGCTTCGATATCTGCGAGGCGATGACAAGTCGCACCCCTACGTGCGGCTTGCCCCGCATGTCGTTTTTCGAAGCAATCTTCCTCTGTTCTCCGGTCAGATCGTCGATATCGACGAAGAAATTGAAAGCGAATTGCCGTAG